GCGGTCATACAATGCTCTATCCCCTTTGCAGCGCAACGCTACCCGCCGACACATCGCAAGTTTCCAAGAAAAAAGCCCGAGGCCCCTGCCATCGCCTCGGGCTTTCCCACCCATCCTGCGAGCACGGTACTGCGATGCGCGTCATCCTTGTTGCCAAAAACCGATTACGCAGACACCGATGGGCAGGCGGCGCTTTCTAAGTATCGACACGTCCTGTCAGTTTTTAAGCGAACTTTTTCCCCGGCGACCTCTTTCAGAGCTACCCTCCCAACCTCTGCGTTGCGCCATGCGTCTATCGTTTTGACTATTGCTCGCCATGGATCTCACTTTGGGTATCGGTCTGCTGGCCGCTACATTGACCACGCTGGCCTTCCTGCCGCAGGTCGTACGTACCTGGCGGCGCCGCTCGGCCGAAGATCTGTCGGTCGGCACCTTTTTGCTCCTGTTTACCGGCATCGTTCTCTGGTTGCTCTATGGCATTCTACGCCGCGATTCAATCATTATCCTGGCCAATGCGGTTGGCATGACGCTGGTAGGGAGCCTTCTCCTGATGATCTGGCGCTTTTCTCGCCAGCGCTTGCTCAGTGGCCGCCGATAAAGACCGTCTTGATGTTCACAAACTCTCGAATGCCAAAGATGGATAGCTCGCGACCATAGCCGCTTTCTTTAATGCCGCCAAATGGCAGGCGCGGATCACTGCGCACAAAGTCATTCACAAAGCAGCAACCGGCCTCGAGTGCTTCGCGGGCTATGCGTTCACCACGGGCTTCATCACGCGTAAACACGGCGGCACCGAGCCCGAACACCGTGTCGTTCGCCACCCGAATGGCTTCGACCTCATCACGCACCGGGATGATGGCAGCTACCGGACCGAACAGCTCTTCTTCGTAAGCCGGTGAACCCTTGGGCACGTCGGTCAATACCGTCGGTGGATAGTAGGCGCCTGGACCTTCCGGGATTTCGCCGCCCAGCAGGAGACGCGCACCTTTGCGCAGGCTCTCCTGCACCTGACGATGCAATTCGTCGCGCAGATCATGGCGGGCCAGTGGTCCCACCTCGGTCGTCTCATCCAGCGGATCGCCCACCCGCACTGCCTGCATACGCGTCACCAGCAAACGCTCAAACGGCTCCCGCACAGCCTCCACCACCACGAAACGCTTGGCCGCAATGCAGCTCTGCCCCGAGTTGATCAGGCGACTCCTGGCGCATACAGTTGCGGCCTGCTCAATGTCGGCATCTTCCAGAATCACATAGGGGTCGCTGCCGCCCAGCTCCAGCACAGTCTTTTTAAGCGCAGCACCGGCTCTGGCAGCCACTGCCCGCCCTGCTGGTGTGCTACCCGTCAGCGTCACTGCTCGAATCAGCGGATGCGTAATGACCGAATCTACCTGATCGCTGCCAATCAGGAGGGTGCGAAACAGCTGCTCTGGAAAGCCGGCCTCACGCAGCAATTCCTCAATGGCCAACGCACAGCCCGGCACGTTCGAGGCATGCTTGAGCACAGCCGCATTGCCCGCCATCAACGTTGGGGCGGCAAAGCGAAAGACCTGCCAGAATGGGAAATTCCAGGGCATGATAGCCAGGATCACCCCCAGGGGCTCAAACGCCACATAGCTCTTTCGGGCGTCTGTCTCAACCGGCTCCGGAGCCAGAAAACGCTCGGCATGCTCTGCATAGTACTCACACACCCAAGCACACTTCTGCACCTCGGCCCGCCCCTCACGAATCGGTTTGCCCATCTCTTCGGCCATCAGACGGGCATAGCGGTCAACCCGCTCCCGTAACAACGCAGCAACCCGCCGCATTCGTGCAGCCCGCTCGGCAAACGACACGCGTCGCCAGTCCAGAAACGCCTCGTGCGCTTGCGCAATAGCCTGTACGACCTCCTCCTGGGTCATGCCTTCATAGACCCGAACTTGCCCACCGGTGGCTGGATTGATTACGGGGAAAGATCTGCGAACAGCAATCTCCTGCATGGCTCCGTCTGGTCTGGTTAGACAGGGGACTTTCCAGGTTTATATGGCCAGCGCCCCGAATCGATTCCACCCGGACGCCCCATAACCCGAAACAACGCACAGGCGGGAACCTGAAGGCCATTTGGACAATTTTGTGCCCGTTCCGTTTTAGGATAAATGTATCTCTAAGCCGAAAACACGAACAAGCCCATGTTTTCCCGCGCCTGCGAATACGGATTGCGTGCTGCATTGTATCTGGCGTCACTCGAACACAATGGTTACGTATCGATTCGAGAAATCGGAGAGCGGCTGAACATCTCCGTGCCTTTTCTAACCAAAATCTTTCAGAAGCTGACGCAGGCCGGCTTGATGCAGTCGCTACGCGGTCCCAGCGGTGGCGTTATGTTCGCCCGCTCACCCGAAGAAATCACCCTCTTTGATGTGATCGTGGCCATCGACGGCCCCGATCTGTTTACCGAGTGTGTGCTGGGACTGCCAGGTTGCGGCGAAGCAGCCCCCTGTCCCCTGCACGACCACTGGAAAGCAGTACGCACGCCCATCCGCGACCTGTTTGCCTCTACTACGCTGGCCGATATGGCCCGCCGTATCCAGGAAGCCCGCCTGCGCCTGACGGCCTGACCGGTACCGCTTCTTCATGCATATCCTGCCAAATCCCCGTAAAAGTTTGTCCAAGAGGTTTTTTAAAGATTAAATACTCCTATTTTCTTTTTAAAAAGATACGATTTCGTGTAAGGCTTTCCCTTACATGAAATACCGGGAAAAGCGGCATGCGGCTGCCGGATTGGCCTGACAGTCTATTTGCCCCACCAGCAGTACGTTAAGGGCCAGAAATCAGACAAATGAATCCGCAAACAACAATGATCAGCCGGGGCGGTCAGCAAGCACTGGTAGCCATGCAGGTGCTGGCGCAGCAAAAGGCGCGGCGTTTCCTGCCGGTGCGTCGGCTTAGCCGCATGATTGGTGCATCGCCGCATACGCTGGCGCGCATCATGCTCCGGCTGACGGCGGCTGGCCTGACCCATGCGCTGCGCGGCCCTGGCGGCGGTGTGCGACTGGCACGTTCAGCGCGTGAGATTACCCTCTTCGAGATCCTGCAAGAAATCGATGGACCGGATGTGCTCAACCAGTGCGTGCTGGGGTTGGGGCCCTGCGATGAAGCCAGGCCCTGCCCTCTTCACGCCCTCTGGTTTCCCTGCCGTCAGCAACTTCGCCAATTGCTAACGGAAACTACATTGGCCGACTTAACCCAACGCAACATCCCTCTGAACCAGCCCGAGAAGTCATGTACCTAAACCGCTTGATCTCATGGAGCTTTTGGCTGCTGTTGGGCCTGACATTGACCGCCTGTGGCGGTCAAAACGCTGGCTCAACCTCGCAGCCTTCCGGTGCGGCGAGCCAGACGGAAAGTGGTGCGACCGCCCAGGATCCGGAAGCGTTGGCGTCTGAAATCGGACCAGTCAAGCAGGTATCGCTGGGCGAACAGATCGATGCTGCGCTGGCCCAGCAGGGCGAGCAGCTATTCAATACCTACTGCACGGCCTGCCACCGCCTCGATGAACGCTTTATTGGTCCGCCTCTGGGAGATGTGGCCCAGCGGCGCGGGCCGATCTACCTCATGAATGTGATGCTGAATCCGAACGGGATGATTCAGCGCCATCCTGTCATGCAGCAACTGGTAGAGGAATACGGTACCCTCATGACCGATATGGGACTGACTGAGGAGCAGGCACGTGCCATCCTTGAGTATCTGCGCCATACCGCTGAAAACCGTTGATTTTCATAGATCACCATCAACCCAGGAGGTGCAGCCATGAAACGCAATACCCTATTTGGCTTCGCAGCGTTCACCTTGTTCACATTGCTGCTGATTGGCTGTCGCGGCGATGATCAGACCACGGCGCTCGTCAGCGACGACCCCATGGAAATTGCCCGGGCCCGTGGTTTAAGTCCGGCCGATGTGGTGGCTGCCGTTAAGACCTACCAGCCCACTGGCCAACACGACGAGTATATCATGTTTGCTTCCGGTGGCCATTCCGGACAGGTGCTCGTTATTGGTCTTCCCTCCATGCGTCTGCTGAAGGTCATCGGGGTCTTCACACCAGAGCCCTGGCAGGGCTGGGGGTTCTCGAAAGAAACCCAGGAGGTGCTGGCTCAGGGCAACTACAATGGGAAGCAGCTGACCTGGGGCGACGTGCACCACCCGGCCCTTTCTGAAACGAACGGCGACTACGACGGGCAATTCCTGTTCGTCAACGAAAAAGCCAATGCCCGTGTGGCCGTTATCGACCTGCG
This portion of the Rhodothermus sp. genome encodes:
- a CDS encoding SemiSWEET transporter; the protein is MDLTLGIGLLAATLTTLAFLPQVVRTWRRRSAEDLSVGTFLLLFTGIVLWLLYGILRRDSIIILANAVGMTLVGSLLLMIWRFSRQRLLSGRR
- a CDS encoding NAD-dependent succinate-semialdehyde dehydrogenase — encoded protein: MQEIAVRRSFPVINPATGGQVRVYEGMTQEEVVQAIAQAHEAFLDWRRVSFAERAARMRRVAALLRERVDRYARLMAEEMGKPIREGRAEVQKCAWVCEYYAEHAERFLAPEPVETDARKSYVAFEPLGVILAIMPWNFPFWQVFRFAAPTLMAGNAAVLKHASNVPGCALAIEELLREAGFPEQLFRTLLIGSDQVDSVITHPLIRAVTLTGSTPAGRAVAARAGAALKKTVLELGGSDPYVILEDADIEQAATVCARSRLINSGQSCIAAKRFVVVEAVREPFERLLVTRMQAVRVGDPLDETTEVGPLARHDLRDELHRQVQESLRKGARLLLGGEIPEGPGAYYPPTVLTDVPKGSPAYEEELFGPVAAIIPVRDEVEAIRVANDTVFGLGAAVFTRDEARGERIAREALEAGCCFVNDFVRSDPRLPFGGIKESGYGRELSIFGIREFVNIKTVFIGGH
- a CDS encoding Rrf2 family transcriptional regulator, which produces MFSRACEYGLRAALYLASLEHNGYVSIREIGERLNISVPFLTKIFQKLTQAGLMQSLRGPSGGVMFARSPEEITLFDVIVAIDGPDLFTECVLGLPGCGEAAPCPLHDHWKAVRTPIRDLFASTTLADMARRIQEARLRLTA
- a CDS encoding Rrf2 family transcriptional regulator, with product MISRGGQQALVAMQVLAQQKARRFLPVRRLSRMIGASPHTLARIMLRLTAAGLTHALRGPGGGVRLARSAREITLFEILQEIDGPDVLNQCVLGLGPCDEARPCPLHALWFPCRQQLRQLLTETTLADLTQRNIPLNQPEKSCT
- a CDS encoding c-type cytochrome — protein: MYLNRLISWSFWLLLGLTLTACGGQNAGSTSQPSGAASQTESGATAQDPEALASEIGPVKQVSLGEQIDAALAQQGEQLFNTYCTACHRLDERFIGPPLGDVAQRRGPIYLMNVMLNPNGMIQRHPVMQQLVEEYGTLMTDMGLTEEQARAILEYLRHTAENR